The Campylobacter concisus genome window below encodes:
- a CDS encoding GGDEF domain-containing protein yields MAAVTVSQIVKEALNEIKDRHLMLTPENYTEVYNEISKKYGFTTEESKKIEKYISRLGDEYKNQALSLHIKTVDEFVAFMTARLSRGAQQGASLATDDKKLQSLNAFARRILQAISMLHNKDAKSLAEQSMQLLARRYDEKNLEEMCLRWFDFVSSYDTEFLEFLKYYGVRNFDDLKTMSSELEKFLTQKDEDGEEDVLIQLLSLTLEPSITKDLDEELSSIRSTLKQNPKILSSKEFQEKVKAFVDRRIEEDRTEIIEKVGSLNNVLQNISERISDIAVSSQSSSDKVKSIKNDLKNVNLNTNSIDQVRSMLIEIAGALEIESKELGIEMHNRQATILELQNRVNSLEKELEEAKLESKEDFLTKVSTKRALMNEIQRIEEAYKRYGTDYSICFVDIDHFKSINDTYGHEAGDVILSAVAQVLKKNARKVDFVGRYGGEEFVILLPSTGLKDSVKFGDKLRSMIENFKFIYKNERIKVTISSGIATRSANLSETMTLEAADKMLYLSKENGRNQVMPKIIEEK; encoded by the coding sequence ATGGCAGCAGTAACCGTTAGTCAAATAGTCAAGGAAGCCTTAAATGAGATCAAAGATCGCCATTTGATGCTAACGCCAGAGAATTACACTGAAGTCTATAATGAAATTTCTAAAAAATATGGCTTTACAACAGAAGAGAGTAAAAAGATAGAAAAATATATCTCAAGGCTTGGTGATGAATATAAAAATCAAGCCCTAAGCCTTCATATAAAGACGGTCGATGAGTTTGTCGCTTTTATGACTGCTAGGCTCTCTAGAGGTGCTCAACAAGGAGCAAGTCTTGCAACTGATGATAAAAAACTACAGTCACTAAATGCATTTGCTAGAAGAATCCTCCAAGCAATCTCAATGCTTCACAATAAAGATGCAAAAAGCTTAGCAGAGCAAAGTATGCAGCTGCTCGCTAGAAGATATGATGAGAAAAATCTTGAAGAGATGTGCCTTAGATGGTTTGACTTTGTTAGCTCTTACGACACTGAATTTTTAGAATTTTTGAAATATTATGGTGTTAGAAATTTTGATGATTTAAAGACAATGAGTTCTGAACTTGAGAAATTTCTTACACAAAAAGATGAAGATGGCGAAGAGGATGTTTTGATTCAGCTTTTAAGCCTTACTCTTGAGCCTTCTATTACAAAGGATCTTGATGAAGAGCTTAGTTCGATAAGAAGTACTTTGAAGCAAAATCCTAAAATCTTAAGTAGCAAAGAATTTCAAGAAAAGGTAAAGGCATTTGTTGATCGCAGAATAGAAGAAGATAGAACGGAAATCATAGAAAAAGTTGGTTCGCTAAATAATGTCTTGCAAAATATAAGCGAGAGAATTTCTGATATCGCGGTTAGTTCACAAAGTAGTTCTGATAAAGTAAAAAGCATTAAAAATGATCTTAAAAATGTAAATTTAAATACAAACAGTATTGATCAAGTAAGAAGCATGCTTATTGAGATCGCTGGTGCTTTGGAGATCGAGAGCAAAGAGCTTGGTATCGAGATGCACAATAGGCAAGCTACTATCTTAGAGCTTCAAAACAGAGTGAATAGCCTTGAAAAAGAGCTTGAGGAAGCCAAGCTGGAGAGCAAAGAGGACTTTTTGACAAAAGTATCTACTAAGCGTGCTTTGATGAACGAGATTCAACGCATTGAAGAAGCGTATAAACGCTATGGGACTGATTACTCTATATGCTTTGTTGATATTGATCATTTCAAAAGCATAAACGATACTTATGGGCATGAGGCTGGAGATGTTATTCTTTCGGCGGTAGCTCAAGTGCTTAAGAAAAATGCTAGAAAGGTTGATTTTGTTGGTAGATATGGCGGTGAAGAATTTGTAATCTTACTTCCAAGCACTGGCTTAAAAGATAGTGTTAAATTTGGAGATAAGCTAAGAAGTATGATAGAAAATTTCAAATTTATCTATAAAAATGAGCGTATTAAGGTTACTATCAGCTCTGGTATAGCGACAAGAAGTGCAAATTTAAGCGAGACGATGACGCTTGAGGCTGCCGACAAGATGCTTTATCTCTCAAAAGAAAATGGTAGAAATCAAGTAATGCCAAAGATAATCGAGGAAAAATGA
- the secF gene encoding protein translocase subunit SecF, with the protein MQIFTKAKVYDFMRFRFASLAFSIFLFVGSIVLLATKGLNYGIDFSGGTLIQLKYDTKAPLDKIRDAFGTNEVLKNASVTEFGSDDEVVIRFSGSSSNLTGDIGTEIKQILKDTGNFEVRRVDIVGPKVGDELREKGLMALGISLIGILIYITFRFEWRFALAAIATEIHDIVITVGAISLFDIDVNLDTLAAVLTVLGYSLNDTIIIFDRIREGIKESKRTDIEGVINESVSATLSRTILTSATTMMTVLVLFLFGGDMIHGFSFILIVGIVIGTISSIYISSPFLIWFKFSIEHFRSRETEKQKIKKEREKERAMFEKGVV; encoded by the coding sequence ATGCAAATTTTTACTAAGGCAAAAGTTTATGATTTTATGCGTTTTAGATTTGCTTCACTAGCATTTTCTATATTTTTATTTGTTGGCTCTATTGTTTTACTTGCGACAAAAGGCCTAAACTACGGCATTGATTTCTCTGGTGGTACGCTTATCCAGCTAAAGTACGACACCAAAGCGCCACTTGATAAAATTCGTGATGCTTTTGGCACAAATGAAGTGTTAAAAAATGCTTCAGTTACTGAGTTTGGGAGTGACGATGAGGTGGTTATTAGATTTTCAGGTTCAAGCTCAAATTTAACTGGCGACATCGGCACTGAGATAAAGCAAATTTTAAAAGATACTGGAAATTTTGAAGTAAGACGTGTTGATATCGTTGGTCCAAAGGTTGGTGATGAGCTTAGAGAAAAAGGTTTGATGGCTCTTGGAATTTCACTAATTGGCATATTAATCTACATCACATTTAGATTTGAGTGGAGATTTGCACTTGCTGCGATCGCAACTGAAATTCACGATATAGTTATAACTGTTGGTGCTATTTCGCTATTTGATATCGATGTAAATTTGGACACACTAGCGGCTGTATTAACAGTACTTGGCTACTCTCTAAATGATACGATTATTATCTTTGATAGGATCAGAGAAGGTATAAAAGAGAGCAAGCGAACTGATATCGAGGGTGTTATCAATGAGTCAGTTTCAGCCACACTTTCAAGAACTATCTTAACTTCAGCAACTACGATGATGACGGTTCTTGTGTTATTTTTATTTGGTGGAGATATGATACATGGATTTTCATTTATTCTTATCGTTGGTATTGTCATAGGAACGATCAGCTCGATCTACATCTCTTCGCCGTTTCTTATCTGGTTTAAATTTAGCATCGAGCATTTTAGAAGCAGAGAGACTGAAAAACAAAAGATAAAAAAAGAGCGCGAAAAAGAGCGTGCTATGTTTGAGAAAGGCGTTGTGTAA
- the lptE gene encoding LPS assembly lipoprotein LptE: MRYFLAFFIAIFICGCGYKPVSKITHDLVGDKIYIDVIISKEEPKNSVWIKDAVKEGMVARLNKNLSSKESADTSIIISVKDLNYEAIIYDEFGYITSYKAHLSLNYKTKFKDGSVVDIPATGEYDFSVARRQKDVRFADSILSDTQKYEAIKEASKEAFDEYIASLAVKGYRNGSSNR, translated from the coding sequence TTGAGATATTTTTTAGCGTTTTTTATTGCGATATTCATATGTGGATGTGGTTATAAACCAGTTTCAAAGATCACACATGATCTAGTCGGCGATAAAATTTATATTGATGTGATCATCAGTAAAGAAGAACCAAAAAATAGTGTTTGGATAAAGGATGCTGTAAAAGAGGGCATGGTCGCAAGGCTAAATAAAAATTTATCAAGTAAAGAGAGTGCTGATACTTCGATAATTATTTCGGTAAAAGATTTAAATTACGAAGCGATCATTTATGATGAGTTTGGCTACATTACGTCATATAAAGCACATTTAAGCTTAAATTATAAGACTAAATTTAAAGATGGTAGCGTGGTTGATATTCCAGCCACTGGCGAGTATGACTTTAGTGTCGCAAGACGTCAAAAAGATGTAAGATTTGCTGACAGCATTCTTAGTGATACTCAAAAATACGAAGCTATCAAAGAGGCATCAAAAGAGGCCTTTGATGAGTATATCGCAAGTTTAGCGGTAAAAGGATATAGAAATGGCAGCAGTAACCGTTAG
- a CDS encoding DUF6394 family protein, which yields MNWGKVIYIFFALMSLTTTAEFLYDKNEIALFVAASINLVSTLLKIGVKNLLSAELFASSLVADLHLIPAFVILQVSENITLSYSLAIGAVIANIFSLALVLIESSKAQEEF from the coding sequence ATGAACTGGGGAAAAGTTATCTACATATTTTTTGCATTGATGAGTCTTACGACTACGGCAGAATTTTTATATGATAAAAATGAGATTGCGCTTTTTGTGGCGGCTAGTATAAATTTGGTTTCAACGCTACTTAAGATCGGTGTTAAAAATTTACTCTCAGCTGAGCTTTTTGCAAGCTCACTGGTTGCTGATTTGCACCTTATACCAGCTTTTGTTATTTTGCAAGTCTCTGAAAATATAACACTTAGCTATTCGTTGGCTATTGGCGCAGTCATTGCAAATATATTTTCACTAGCCTTGGTTTTAATAGAATCAAGTAAAGCTCAAGAAGAATTTTAG
- the leuS gene encoding leucine--tRNA ligase, which translates to MAEKRKYEPLKIEKKWQEIWDKNEEFEPKADLSLPKKYILSMFPYPSGRIHMGHVRNYSIGDALARSYRKSGYNVLHPIGFDSFGMPAENAAIKHKIHPKIWTYENIDYMKKELASLGFSFSKKRILATSDPLYTKWEQSFFIKMFEKGLVYRKNAIINWCEYDQTVLANEQVEDGKCWRCGNDVVQKELPGYYFNITKYASELLDDLKLLEGKWPNQVITMQENWIGRSYGLEFKFYLDEASKEALGGKFDGFEVFTTRADTIYGVSYTALAPEHPIVKALLESDKIDESKKTKIKTILNQSPRERQASEKDGEFLGIYVVHPLTNEKIPVWVANFILADYGSGAIMAVPAHDQRDFEFASKFNLPIKPVVKSLEGESDSSKAYSEYGISINSELINGLASEEAKNFIIEKFEKDGLGKRITNYKLRDWGISRQRYWGAPIPVVHCKCCGVVPEKEENLPIALPEDVEITGEGNPLDKHPTWKFTKCPKCGKDAIREADTMDTFVESSWYFARFASDEKTWEQKALDEKSVNYWMNVDQYIGGIEHAILHLLYARFFQKVLRDLGYLRDDEPFENLLTQGMVLKDGKKMSKSKGNVVDPDDIINKYGADTARLFILFAAPPQKELEWNDSAVEGAFRFLNRLWEKAQTIKKIDELPQIDHESLNKDEKFARLKIYEALKKSTEVFGDTFAFNTLIAACMEALNAINTQDNEDVNAEGFFIILNLLEPIVPHIANELSEELFGRKNFTKLEMKEEVFVKDSIALAVTVNGKKRAEFEVVASESESEILKLAKQNVAKWLEGKEILKEIYIKGKLVNFVIKG; encoded by the coding sequence ATGGCTGAAAAGAGAAAATATGAGCCTTTAAAGATAGAAAAAAAATGGCAAGAAATTTGGGATAAAAATGAAGAATTTGAGCCAAAAGCCGATCTAAGCTTGCCAAAAAAATATATCCTAAGTATGTTTCCGTATCCAAGCGGACGCATACACATGGGGCATGTGAGAAACTACTCTATCGGCGATGCACTTGCTAGATCATATAGAAAAAGCGGCTACAATGTGCTTCATCCTATCGGCTTTGATAGCTTTGGTATGCCAGCTGAAAACGCAGCCATAAAACATAAAATTCACCCTAAAATTTGGACTTACGAAAACATTGACTATATGAAAAAAGAGCTTGCAAGCCTTGGTTTTTCATTTTCTAAAAAGAGAATTTTAGCCACATCTGACCCACTTTACACAAAGTGGGAGCAAAGCTTTTTTATAAAGATGTTTGAAAAAGGGCTTGTTTATAGAAAAAATGCAATTATAAATTGGTGCGAATACGATCAAACTGTGCTTGCAAATGAGCAGGTAGAGGATGGCAAATGTTGGAGATGTGGTAATGATGTTGTACAAAAAGAGCTTCCAGGATATTACTTTAACATCACAAAATACGCTAGCGAGCTACTTGATGATCTAAAACTTCTTGAGGGCAAATGGCCAAATCAAGTCATCACAATGCAAGAAAACTGGATCGGCAGAAGCTACGGCTTGGAGTTTAAATTTTATCTTGATGAGGCTTCAAAAGAGGCTTTAGGTGGTAAATTTGATGGCTTTGAAGTGTTTACTACAAGAGCTGATACGATTTACGGCGTTAGCTACACAGCTCTTGCGCCAGAGCATCCTATCGTAAAAGCACTTCTTGAGAGTGATAAAATTGATGAAAGCAAAAAGACAAAGATAAAAACAATCCTAAATCAAAGCCCAAGAGAGCGTCAAGCGAGCGAGAAAGACGGAGAATTTTTAGGAATTTATGTCGTTCATCCACTTACCAATGAAAAAATCCCAGTTTGGGTTGCAAATTTTATCCTAGCTGACTACGGTAGCGGCGCTATCATGGCTGTCCCCGCACATGATCAAAGAGACTTCGAGTTTGCAAGTAAATTTAATCTTCCTATAAAGCCAGTAGTAAAGTCGCTTGAGGGCGAGAGCGATAGCTCAAAAGCATATTCTGAGTATGGAATTTCTATAAATTCTGAGCTTATAAATGGGCTTGCTTCAGAAGAAGCTAAAAATTTCATAATAGAAAAATTTGAAAAAGATGGTTTAGGCAAAAGGATCACAAACTACAAATTAAGAGACTGGGGAATTTCTCGTCAAAGATACTGGGGTGCGCCAATACCTGTAGTACACTGCAAATGCTGCGGTGTAGTGCCTGAAAAAGAGGAAAATTTACCTATCGCGCTACCTGAAGATGTCGAGATCACAGGCGAGGGCAATCCACTTGATAAACACCCAACTTGGAAATTTACAAAGTGCCCAAAATGCGGCAAAGACGCGATCAGAGAGGCTGATACGATGGATACATTTGTGGAGAGTAGCTGGTATTTTGCTAGATTTGCAAGCGATGAGAAGACGTGGGAGCAAAAAGCGCTTGATGAAAAGAGTGTGAATTATTGGATGAATGTAGATCAGTATATCGGCGGCATCGAGCATGCGATCTTGCACCTTTTATACGCTAGATTTTTCCAAAAGGTCTTAAGAGATCTAGGCTATCTAAGAGATGACGAGCCATTTGAAAATTTGCTAACTCAAGGCATGGTCTTAAAAGATGGCAAAAAGATGAGCAAAAGTAAGGGCAATGTCGTAGATCCTGACGATATTATCAATAAATATGGTGCTGATACGGCAAGGCTATTTATCCTTTTTGCAGCGCCTCCTCAAAAAGAGCTTGAGTGGAACGATAGCGCAGTTGAAGGCGCATTTAGGTTTTTAAATAGGCTTTGGGAGAAGGCACAAACTATCAAAAAGATAGACGAACTGCCTCAGATAGATCATGAAAGCCTAAACAAAGATGAGAAATTTGCAAGACTAAAAATTTATGAAGCGCTTAAAAAATCAACCGAAGTTTTTGGCGACACATTTGCTTTTAATACACTAATCGCTGCTTGTATGGAGGCACTAAATGCCATAAATACTCAGGATAACGAAGATGTAAATGCTGAAGGCTTTTTTATTATCTTAAATTTGCTTGAGCCTATCGTGCCGCACATCGCAAATGAGCTTAGCGAAGAGTTATTTGGCCGTAAGAATTTTACAAAGCTTGAAATGAAAGAAGAGGTTTTTGTAAAAGATAGCATCGCTCTTGCAGTTACAGTTAATGGTAAGAAAAGAGCCGAGTTTGAAGTGGTAGCGAGCGAGAGCGAGAGTGAAATTTTAAAACTAGCTAAGCAAAATGTGGCTAAATGGCTTGAAGGAAAAGAAATTTTAAAAGAGATTTATATAAAAGGCAAATTGGTAAATTTTGTCATTAAAGGATAA